CAGCGTCGCGGACGATCGCAATCAGCCCCGAGACGGCGCGTGCGGACGCTTCGTCGATCGCAATCAGCCTCGCGCCTGAAATCTCCGGCCTCAGCACGCGTCCGTGCAGCAGCTTCGGCAGCGCGCAGTCATGAATGAACCGCTGCCGCGCAAACACCTTGTCGGGAATGTCGATGCGCTGGGTCGAATGCCCGGCTACGCTGCGCTTGGCGGCGGACTTGGCGACATTGAGCGCCGTCGCATCGTGGTCGAGCGAAACATCGTCCGCCAGTTCCCAATAGCTGGTCCTGACATTGCCTGGACCTGAGATTGTGCCGTCCTCGACATTGAGCAGTGCCGCATCGACGCCGAGACGCTCCGAGGCCGCTGCGAGGAAGCGCTGGCGCACCTCCGCACAGACGTGGCGCAGCGCGCGGCCGGATTGCTGGATCGAGAGGCTGCCGGAGGTGACGCCCTCGTTCGGGCTTGCCACGGTCGAGGCGCGGATCATCTCGATGCGGCCGATCTCGACATCGAGCTCGTCCGCCGCGATCTGCGCCAGCGCCGTGACGATGCCCTGGCCGATCTCGACCTTGCCGGGCGAGATGGCCAGGCGGCCATCGCCCGTGAATCTCACCCAGGACGACAGTCTTGGATTGGCGGCCAGGCTGACCGGCAGTTTCGGGGCAGGGGACGGTGCACTCATCGCGTCGTCATCTCCGATGCCGCCCTGAGCACGGCGCGGACCATGCGGTTATGCGATCCGCAGCGGCAAAGGTTGCGATCGAGTGCCGCTCTGACCTCCATTTCCGTCGGCGACGGATTGCGCCTGAGCAGCGCTGCAGCGCTGATCAGGATTCCCGAGACGCAATAGCCGCATTGCAGCGCCTGTTCTGAGACGAAAGCACGTTGCAGCGGATGCGGTTGCTCGGCCGTGCCAAGGCCCTCCAGTGTAACGACATCCTTGTCTGCCACCGACCGCATCGGCATGTCGCACGAGGCCATCGCGCGCCCGTCGACCATCACGCGGCAGGCGCCGCACTCGCCGGCGCCGCAGCCGAAATGCGCACCTGTGACACCGAGGCGGCCGCGAAGCACATCGAGCAGCGTCTGATCCGGATCGGCATCCAGAGAAACCGCCGTGCCGTTGAGTTGGAACTGAACGGTCGGCATGACCGGCGCGGCCTCAGGACTTGCTGAACTTCTTGACGACATCGGCCCATTTCACAATGTCGCCGCGCAGGAACCTGTCGAACTCCTCCGACGTCATCGACATGGGTACCGCACCCTGCTCGGTCCAGAGCTTGACGATGTCGGGCCGCTTCACCAGCGCGTTCACGGCCGAATTGAGCTTGTCGATGACCGGCTTTGGCGTGCCCGCAGGGGCCATCAGGCCGAGCCAGATCGTCGCTTCGTATCCGGGAACGCCGGCCTCGCCTGCGGTCGGCACGTTCGGCAGCACCGCGGAGCGTTGCTTGCCGGTGGTCGCGAGCGCGCGAACCTGGTTTTCGCCGATGTTCGGCGCCATCGCCGGCACCGCATCGATCATCATCTGCACTTGGCCGCCGATCACGCCGCTGCGCGCCTCGCCGCTGTTGCGGTAGGGGACGTGGACGAGGTCGATGCCCGCCATCGCTTTGAACAGCTCGCCTGCCATGTGATACGGCGTGCCCTGGCCGGAGGAGGCGTAGTTCAGCTTGCCCGGTTGCGCCTTGGCGAGCGCGATGAACTCGGCAAGCGTCTTCGCCGGGACCTGCGGGTTCACCACGATGACGAGATCGGAATAATTCACCGGCGCGATCGGTGCGAGGTCGCGCATCAGATCGTACTTGCGCTGCTCCGGCGTCAGTAGCGATTCATTCGCGGTCTGGGTGTTGGACATCATCAGCAATGTGTAGCCGTCGGCCGGCGATTTCGCGGCTTCGACCGTGCCGATCACGCCGCCGGCGCCGGTGCGGTTCTCGACCACGAAGGGCTGGCCAAAGCGCTCCTGAAGCGCCTGGCCGATCAAACGGGCCGCGACGTCGGCCGGCCCGCCGGCGCCGAAGGGAACGACGATGCGGACCGCATGCGCGGGATAATCCTGTGCCGTGGACGGGCTCGCGGAGAATGCAGCAAGCAGGCCGGCGGCCAGCGCCAGCAGAATTTGTCGGGCCGTCACACCCACCTCCCTGGACTCGTTTTGTTTGATGGCACTGTAGCGGCAGCCGGAGCGGGCTGTCGACGCCTCACAAAGTCGATTTCATCAGGAATATCTGGCGCTTTTCGGTGTGGCAGCGCGGCATTTCGCGCTCGCGGGAGGAACGGGCCACACGTACGGCTTGAGCATTATGCATGGGCACTGCCGGATAAATGCCCTCGGCTCAACGGTATTTTGATGTTACCAAATTGGTCATGAACCAGCACGCCAAGATCGAGATCCGCCACTCCACCTGTCCGCATGATTGCCCGTCGGCCTGCGCGCTCGATGTCGAGGTGGTCGAAGGGCGCAGCATCGGCCGCGTTCGCGGTTCGAAAAAGCAGACCTATACGGCCGGCGTGGTTTGCGCCAAGGTCGCTCGCTATGCCGAACGCATCCATCATCCGGAAAGGGTGACGTTTCCGATGCGCCGGATCGGACCCAAGGGCTCCGGGCAGTTTGCGCGGATCACCTGGGACGAGGCGCTGGACGAGATCGCCGATCGCTTCAACCAGGCGGAGCGCGAGTTCGGCGCGGAATCGATCTGGCCCTACTACTATGCCGGCACGATGGGCCTGGTGATGCGCGACGGTCTCAACCGTCTCACCCATGTGAAGAAATATTCGCGCTTCTATCAGACCATCTGCGCCAACGTCGGGCGCATCGGCTTTGCGATCGGCACCGGCAGGATCGCCGGCGTCGACCCCCGCGAGATGGCGCTGTCCGATCTCGTCGTGATCTGGGGCACCAATCCCGTCAACACGCAGGTCAACGTGATGACGCATGCCGCGCGTGCACGGAAGGAGCGTGGCGCCAGGATCGCGGCCGTCGACATCTACGACAACGAGACCATGAAGCAGGCGGACATCAAGATCCTGCTGCGGCCGGGCACCGACGGCGCGTTCGCCTGCGGCGTGATCCATGTGCTGTTCCGCGACGGCTACGCCGACCGCGCCTATATGGACAAGTACACCGACTGCCCGAACGAACTCGAGGCGCACCTGAAGACGCGTACGCCGGAATGGGCTTCCGCCATCTGCGGCGTGCCGGTGGCGGAGATCGAGGCCTTTGCCAAAGCCGTCGGCGAGACCAAACGGACGTTCTTCCGCCTCGGCTACGGTTTCACACGCTCGCGCAACGGTGCAACACAGATGCACGCGGCGAACTGCATTCCCGCGGTGACCGGCGCCTGGCAACATGAAGGCGGCGGTGCCTTCTTCAACAATTATGCGCTGTGGCACTTCAACGAATCCGTCATCGAAGGCCATGACGCGATCGACAAGACGGTCCGCGCGCTCGACCAGTCGCAGGTCGGCCGCATCCTCACCGGCGATGCCGAGGCCCTGCTCGGCAAGGGCCCGGTCAAGGCGATGCTGATCCAGAACACCAATCCGATGACGGTGGCACCGGAGCAGGCGCTCGTGCGGCAGGGCTTTGCGCGCGAGGATCTGTTCGTCGCGGTGCATGAGCAGTTCATGACCGAGACGGCACAGATGGCCGACATCGTGCTGCCGGCGACGATGTTCATGGAGCATGACGATCTCTATTACGGCGGTGGCCACCAGCACATTTCCGTCGGTCCCAAGCTGATCGACCCGCCTGGCGAATGCCGCTCCAACCACCAGCTGTTGCAGGCGCTGGCGCCGCGGCTTGGCGCGAAGCATCCGGGCTTCGAGATGACGCCGCGCGAGTTGATCGACACGACCTTGAGGCTGAGCGACCACGGCGACATCGCCGGGCTCGAGGCCGACATCTGGCGCGATCTGCAGCCGGACTTCCGCACCTCGCATTATCTCGATGGCTTCGCGCATCCAGACGGGAAATTCCATTTCAAAGCCGATTGGGCGCATCCGCCGTTCGGCCAGACCATGGGCGATTTCGACAAGATGCCGTCATTTCCGGATCATTGGGCGGTGATCGAGCACACCGATCAGGTCCATCCGTTCCGCCTCGCGACCAGCCCCTCGCGCAGCTTCCTCAACACCACCTTCAACGAAACCCCGTCCTCGCAGGCACGCGAGGGCAAAGCGAGCGTGATGATCCATCCGCTGGATGCCGCCGCGCTCGACATCGCCGATGGCGACGCGGTGACGCTCGGCAACATCAGGGGCGAGACCACGCTGATCGCGGTGCTGTTCGAGGGCGTACGGCGCGGCGTGCTGATCGCCGAGTCCGTGCATCCGAACAGAAATCATATCGGTGGTCGCGGCATCAACATGCTGACAGGTGCCGATACCATCGCTCCCATCGGTGGCGCTGCGTTCCACGACAACAAGGTCTGGATCAGGAAAGCGGCCACGGCTTGAGCCGCGCTCGCGTTGTGTTTTCCTGCAAATTTGTGTCGAGGCGCTAAAGCCGCGCCTTCTGACAGATTGCCCTTGCACCTCGCGCCGAAGCTGCCGCAAATGGCTGCAGACCGGGAGCAAGGATTGAGCCGCATGACCGACAGCACGGGCGTCATCACGGAGAAGCGCGGCCAGGCGTTCTGGATCACCATCAACCGGCCGGAGAAGCGCAACGCGCTGAACGGCGACGTGATCGCCGGCATCGCGCGCGGCTATCGCGACGCGCATGACGACAAGGACGTTCGCGTCATCGTGCTGACCGGCGCGGGCGACAAGGCGTTTTGCGCCGGCGCGGACTTGCAGAATTCCGGTGCGGCGTTCGCGATGGATCATTCCAGGCCCAATGTCGATTATGCCGATCTGCTGCGCCTTTCGCAGAACGCGACCAAGCCCGCGATCGCGCGCGTCGGCGGCGTCTGCATGGCCGGCGGCATGGGCCTGTTGTGCATGACCGACATGGCGGTCGCAGCGGATCATGTCATCTTCGGCCTTCCGGAGGTGAAGGTCGGCGTGTTTCCTATGCAGGTGCTGAGCCTGTTGCAGCAGATCGCGCCGCGGCGCCTGATCAACGAATGGGCGCTTACCGGTGAGCCGTTCGACGCGAAGGCGGCAAAGGACGCAGGCCTTTTGAATTACGTCGTGCCGACAGCCGAACTCGACGCCAAGGTCGACTGGCTGATCGGCCGCATCGTCGACAAATCTCCGACTGCGATCCGCCGCGGCAAATACGCCATGCGCGCGATCGCCGCGATGTCGTTCGACGAGAGCATCGCCTACACCGAAAGCCAGATCGCATTGCTGGCGATGACCGAGGATGCCAAGGAAGGGCTGAAGGCGTTCGGCGAGAA
The genomic region above belongs to Bradyrhizobium sp. CCBAU 53338 and contains:
- a CDS encoding enoyl-CoA hydratase/isomerase family protein, producing the protein MTDSTGVITEKRGQAFWITINRPEKRNALNGDVIAGIARGYRDAHDDKDVRVIVLTGAGDKAFCAGADLQNSGAAFAMDHSRPNVDYADLLRLSQNATKPAIARVGGVCMAGGMGLLCMTDMAVAADHVIFGLPEVKVGVFPMQVLSLLQQIAPRRLINEWALTGEPFDAKAAKDAGLLNYVVPTAELDAKVDWLIGRIVDKSPTAIRRGKYAMRAIAAMSFDESIAYTESQIALLAMTEDAKEGLKAFGEKRKPVWTGK
- a CDS encoding (2Fe-2S)-binding protein, encoding MPTVQFQLNGTAVSLDADPDQTLLDVLRGRLGVTGAHFGCGAGECGACRVMVDGRAMASCDMPMRSVADKDVVTLEGLGTAEQPHPLQRAFVSEQALQCGYCVSGILISAAALLRRNPSPTEMEVRAALDRNLCRCGSHNRMVRAVLRAASEMTTR
- a CDS encoding molybdopterin oxidoreductase family protein — protein: MNQHAKIEIRHSTCPHDCPSACALDVEVVEGRSIGRVRGSKKQTYTAGVVCAKVARYAERIHHPERVTFPMRRIGPKGSGQFARITWDEALDEIADRFNQAEREFGAESIWPYYYAGTMGLVMRDGLNRLTHVKKYSRFYQTICANVGRIGFAIGTGRIAGVDPREMALSDLVVIWGTNPVNTQVNVMTHAARARKERGARIAAVDIYDNETMKQADIKILLRPGTDGAFACGVIHVLFRDGYADRAYMDKYTDCPNELEAHLKTRTPEWASAICGVPVAEIEAFAKAVGETKRTFFRLGYGFTRSRNGATQMHAANCIPAVTGAWQHEGGGAFFNNYALWHFNESVIEGHDAIDKTVRALDQSQVGRILTGDAEALLGKGPVKAMLIQNTNPMTVAPEQALVRQGFAREDLFVAVHEQFMTETAQMADIVLPATMFMEHDDLYYGGGHQHISVGPKLIDPPGECRSNHQLLQALAPRLGAKHPGFEMTPRELIDTTLRLSDHGDIAGLEADIWRDLQPDFRTSHYLDGFAHPDGKFHFKADWAHPPFGQTMGDFDKMPSFPDHWAVIEHTDQVHPFRLATSPSRSFLNTTFNETPSSQAREGKASVMIHPLDAAALDIADGDAVTLGNIRGETTLIAVLFEGVRRGVLIAESVHPNRNHIGGRGINMLTGADTIAPIGGAAFHDNKVWIRKAATA
- a CDS encoding tripartite tricarboxylate transporter substrate binding protein, whose translation is MTARQILLALAAGLLAAFSASPSTAQDYPAHAVRIVVPFGAGGPADVAARLIGQALQERFGQPFVVENRTGAGGVIGTVEAAKSPADGYTLLMMSNTQTANESLLTPEQRKYDLMRDLAPIAPVNYSDLVIVVNPQVPAKTLAEFIALAKAQPGKLNYASSGQGTPYHMAGELFKAMAGIDLVHVPYRNSGEARSGVIGGQVQMMIDAVPAMAPNIGENQVRALATTGKQRSAVLPNVPTAGEAGVPGYEATIWLGLMAPAGTPKPVIDKLNSAVNALVKRPDIVKLWTEQGAVPMSMTSEEFDRFLRGDIVKWADVVKKFSKS